One segment of Choloepus didactylus isolate mChoDid1 chromosome 15, mChoDid1.pri, whole genome shotgun sequence DNA contains the following:
- the SRGN gene encoding serglycin: MLSFLQCGRLVLALSILIGESSVQGYPMRRARYQWVRCSPDSNSANCIEEKGPVFNLPPGESNRLLPPRTDSLPMKSLLNVQEVFPLSEDYSGSGSGSGSGSGGGFLTEMEQEYEPVDGDDALQYNVQPFKRNLPSDYQDLDQDGSEDDFIR; the protein is encoded by the exons ATGCTGAGCTTCCTCCAGTGTGGTAGGCTTGTCCTGGCTCTCTCCATCCTGATTGGGGAATCTTCAGTTCAAG GTTATCCCATGCGGAGAGCCAGGTACCAGTGGGTGCGCTGCAGCCCAGACAGTAATTCTGCAAACTGCATTGAGGAGAAGGGACCAGTGTTCAACCTGCCTCCTGGTGAATCTAACAGGCTCCTCCCTCCGAGGACTGACTCTTTACC AATGAAGAGCTTACTGAATGTGCAGGAGGTGTTCCCTCTTTCTGAGGACTATTCTGGATCGGGCTCTGGCTCTGGATCGGGCTCTGGAGGTGGCTTCCTGACCGAGATGGAACAAGAATACGAACCAGTAGATGGGGATGATGCtctccagtacaatgttcaaCCTTTCAAGAGGAATCTGCCCTCAGACTACCAGGACTTGGATCAAGATGGATCAGAAGATGATTTTATTAGATAA